One genomic segment of Novisyntrophococcus fermenticellae includes these proteins:
- a CDS encoding ABC transporter permease encodes MKNKKKWLAAPYGIWAFGFVIIPLIMILYYAFTSQDHGGFTFANFRMVFSSDNVKALLLALLLAFVSTVICLLLAYPLATILSNRSISQTSFIVLIFILPMWMNFLLRTLAWQTLLEKNGVINGILSFLHLPHINIINTPYAIILGMVYNFLPFMVLPIYNVLIKIDKDVVEAAKDLGANTFQVYSKILIPLSLPGIVSGITMVFIPALTTFVISDLLGGSKILLIGNVIEQEFKQTNNWNVGSALSMVLMVFILISMYFVNKYDKEGEGTVF; translated from the coding sequence TTGAAGAATAAAAAAAAGTGGCTCGCTGCCCCCTACGGCATATGGGCCTTTGGATTTGTGATCATCCCGCTGATTATGATACTCTATTATGCATTTACCTCTCAGGATCACGGCGGATTCACCTTCGCCAACTTCCGTATGGTTTTTTCGTCGGACAATGTAAAGGCCCTTTTACTTGCTCTGCTGCTGGCATTTGTGAGTACTGTCATCTGCCTGCTTCTGGCTTACCCTCTGGCTACCATCCTGTCAAACAGGAGTATCAGCCAGACCAGTTTTATCGTATTAATTTTTATCCTGCCCATGTGGATGAACTTTTTGCTTCGCACATTGGCCTGGCAGACCCTTCTGGAAAAGAACGGTGTTATCAATGGGATTCTTTCCTTTTTACATCTGCCGCATATAAACATCATAAACACCCCCTATGCCATCATATTAGGCATGGTGTATAATTTTCTGCCTTTTATGGTTCTTCCGATTTACAACGTATTAATTAAAATCGATAAAGATGTGGTAGAAGCTGCAAAGGACCTGGGAGCCAACACCTTTCAGGTTTACAGCAAAATCCTGATTCCCCTTTCCCTTCCGGGCATTGTAAGCGGAATCACCATGGTTTTTATCCCTGCACTGACCACCTTTGTTATTTCGGATCTGCTTGGGGGGAGTAAGATTCTGCTGATTGGAAATGTAATTGAACAGGAGTTTAAGCAGACCAATAACTGGAATGTGGGCTCTGCCCTTTCTATGGTGCTTATGGTTTTCATCCTGATCAGTATGTATTTTGTGAATAAATATGATAAAGAGGGGGAGGGAACCGTATTTTGA
- a CDS encoding ABC transporter ATP-binding protein — MSHKLLDLIHISKSFDDQMILDDMNLYIRENEFLTLLGPSGCGKTTTLRILGGFETPDSGKVLFDGKDITNVPPNKRALNTVFQKYALFTHMTIAENIAFGLKIKGKSKTYIDDKIKYALKLVNLDGYENRSPSLLSGGQQQRIAIARAIVNEPKVLLLDEPLGALDLKLRQDMQYELIRLKNELGITFIYVTHDQEEALTMSDTIVVMNQGYIQQIGTPEDIYNEPENAFVADFIGDSNIIDAIMIRDRLVEILGARFECVDTGFGTNKPVDVVIRPEDIDLVPVSDGTITGRVTHLIFKGVHYEMEVMANGFEWLVHSTDMVPVGQEVGIHVDPFDIQIMNKPVSEDEEAVSIEE, encoded by the coding sequence ATGAGCCATAAATTATTAGACTTGATTCATATCAGTAAATCTTTTGATGACCAGATGATCCTGGATGATATGAACCTTTATATTAGGGAGAATGAATTTTTAACTTTGCTGGGTCCTTCCGGCTGCGGAAAGACTACCACACTCAGAATCCTGGGCGGTTTTGAGACTCCTGACTCGGGAAAAGTCCTCTTTGACGGAAAAGACATTACCAATGTTCCTCCGAACAAACGCGCACTTAATACGGTGTTTCAGAAATATGCCCTGTTTACCCATATGACCATCGCCGAAAATATTGCATTTGGTCTGAAAATCAAAGGTAAATCCAAGACATATATTGACGACAAGATCAAATATGCTCTAAAGCTTGTGAATCTGGACGGATATGAGAACCGTTCCCCTTCTCTGTTATCCGGTGGACAGCAGCAGCGTATCGCAATTGCCCGCGCCATCGTGAACGAACCTAAGGTTCTTCTGCTGGACGAGCCTTTAGGTGCCCTGGATTTAAAACTGCGCCAGGATATGCAGTATGAATTGATCCGTCTGAAGAACGAGCTTGGAATTACCTTCATCTATGTGACCCATGACCAGGAGGAGGCACTCACCATGTCGGATACCATCGTTGTCATGAACCAGGGCTATATTCAACAGATCGGAACTCCGGAAGACATCTATAATGAGCCTGAAAATGCCTTTGTTGCCGATTTTATCGGAGACAGCAATATCATAGATGCCATTATGATCCGGGACCGTCTTGTTGAGATTCTGGGAGCCAGGTTCGAATGTGTGGATACAGGTTTCGGAACGAACAAACCGGTGGATGTAGTCATCCGCCCGGAAGATATTGATCTTGTGCCGGTATCCGACGGCACTATTACCGGACGTGTTACTCATCTGATTTTCAAGGGAGTACACTATGAGATGGAGGTCATGGCCAATGGATTTGAATGGCTGGTTCACAGTACAGACATGGTTCCTGTTGGTCAGGAGGTCGGCATCCACGTAGATCCTTTTGACATTCAGATTATGAATAAACCTGTATCAGAAGATGAGGAGGCTGTAAGCATTGAAGAATAA
- a CDS encoding helix-turn-helix domain-containing protein, protein MDIGSKIRSLRTQKGLTQEELADRCELSKGFISQLENDVTSPSIATLVDILQCLGTDLSEFFNNTPEEQIVFHNTDYFEKIDNDLLNKVEWIIPNAQKNIMEPIRLTLKSQGSTYPDTPHEGEEFGYVLQGAIQIHIGSKVYKAKKGESFYYTPAAAHYLSNPGKTDAVVIWVSSPPSF, encoded by the coding sequence ATGGATATCGGCAGTAAAATCCGTTCACTGCGAACACAAAAGGGCCTGACCCAGGAAGAACTGGCCGACCGGTGTGAGCTTTCCAAGGGCTTCATCTCCCAATTGGAGAATGATGTAACCTCCCCGTCTATTGCAACCCTGGTTGACATTCTGCAATGTCTGGGAACTGATTTAAGTGAATTTTTCAATAATACACCGGAAGAGCAAATTGTCTTCCACAACACTGATTATTTTGAAAAAATAGACAATGATCTTCTGAACAAGGTTGAGTGGATTATCCCAAATGCTCAGAAAAATATTATGGAACCCATCCGCCTGACTCTTAAAAGCCAGGGTTCCACCTATCCGGATACCCCTCATGAAGGTGAAGAATTCGGCTATGTGCTGCAGGGAGCCATTCAGATTCATATTGGCAGTAAAGTTTATAAAGCAAAAAAAGGGGAAAGTTTCTATTATACCCCGGCCGCCGCACACTATCTGTCAAACCCGGGTAAGACCGATGCCGTTGTCATCTGGGTCAGTTCCCCGCCAAGCTTTTAA
- a CDS encoding D-alanyl-D-alanine carboxypeptidase family protein yields MHRWLVLLISVVLILGQSMTVPGAEISDTELYAKGACLMDGDSGRVLYGKQADIGMAMASTTKIMTCILALEQGELQTVVTASDKAAAAPKVHLGVKQGQTFLMENLLYALMLESFNDAAIMIAEGIGGSVEGFAAKMNDKAKEIGCADTYFVTPNGLDAADAGGSHHTTARDLALIMRYCITQSPKKEDFLRITQTASHSFWDCENQVFYNCNNHNTFLSMMDGALSGKTGFTAKAGYCYVGALQKDGKLLIVSVLACGWPNNKSYKWSDTRKLMTYGLENYQYRDIYQTGLLDAPVPVKDGQYAGRLGEDEAFGILTYKDGREAENPKQMLLKEEESVEVKADIPEKLQAPVKAGTQVGSVSYLLDGKKLVEYPVFLEKSVKKIDISWCMKRVFLVFCNKDQ; encoded by the coding sequence ATGCATAGGTGGTTAGTGTTACTGATTTCAGTAGTCTTAATATTGGGACAGAGTATGACGGTTCCGGGGGCGGAGATTTCCGATACAGAGCTATATGCGAAGGGAGCCTGCCTGATGGATGGAGATTCGGGGCGGGTGCTGTACGGAAAACAGGCGGATATAGGGATGGCCATGGCAAGCACAACTAAAATTATGACCTGTATCTTGGCTCTCGAACAGGGAGAGTTGCAGACAGTAGTAACCGCTTCGGATAAGGCAGCGGCAGCACCCAAGGTACACCTGGGAGTAAAGCAGGGACAGACATTTCTGATGGAGAATCTGCTATATGCATTGATGTTGGAATCCTTCAATGATGCAGCGATTATGATTGCAGAAGGGATTGGAGGATCCGTTGAAGGATTTGCAGCGAAGATGAATGACAAGGCAAAGGAGATTGGATGTGCAGATACATATTTTGTGACACCGAACGGTCTGGATGCGGCTGATGCCGGGGGCTCTCATCATACGACGGCCCGTGATCTTGCCTTGATTATGAGGTACTGCATCACACAGTCGCCAAAAAAGGAGGACTTCTTAAGAATTACGCAGACAGCATCACATAGCTTCTGGGATTGCGAAAATCAGGTATTCTATAACTGCAATAATCATAATACGTTTCTTTCTATGATGGATGGGGCCTTAAGCGGGAAAACCGGATTTACGGCGAAAGCCGGATATTGTTATGTAGGTGCATTACAAAAAGACGGAAAGCTGTTGATTGTAAGCGTTCTGGCCTGTGGATGGCCGAATAACAAGTCCTATAAGTGGTCAGATACCAGAAAACTGATGACCTATGGTCTGGAAAACTATCAATATAGGGATATCTATCAGACAGGGCTTCTGGATGCACCTGTGCCTGTGAAAGACGGGCAGTATGCAGGAAGACTGGGAGAGGATGAAGCTTTCGGAATTCTTACCTATAAAGATGGAAGAGAGGCAGAAAATCCAAAACAGATGCTTTTAAAAGAGGAAGAGAGCGTGGAGGTAAAGGCAGATATTCCTGAGAAGCTGCAGGCTCCGGTGAAAGCGGGAACGCAGGTGGGGAGCGTGAGTTACCTGCTGGATGGGAAGAAACTAGTGGAATATCCTGTCTTCCTTGAAAAATCCGTGAAGAAGATTGACATCTCCTGGTGCATGAAGCGGGTGTTCTTGGTTTTTTGTAATAAAGATCAATAG
- the melA gene encoding alpha-glucosidase/alpha-galactosidase, with amino-acid sequence MTKITFLGAGSTVFARNVLGDCMCTDALRDSEIALYDIDQNRLSDSKIILDAINRNVNNGRAHITTYLGIENRKDALRNANFVVNAIQVGGYDPCTITDFEIPKKYGLRQTIADSLGIGGIMRALRTIPVMAGFAKDMEEVCPDTLFMNYTNPMAMLSGYMQRYTKIRTVGLCHSVQTCSETLLKGVGMEDKLEGRTELIAGINHMAWLLKIHDKDGKNLYPQIKERAAKKNAEEKHSDMVRYEYIKTLGYYCTESSEHNAEYNPFFIKSRYPELISDYNIPLDEYPRRCINQIEGWNKEKADILEDGKITHERSLEYASYIMEAVLTNKPYTIGGNVLNTGLIDNLPSDACVEVPCLVDGKGVTPCHIGKLPVQLAAMNMSNINPQLLTIEAAVTKDRQYIYQAAMMDPHTGAELSIGDIKKMCDELIAAHGDYMADFQK; translated from the coding sequence ATGACAAAAATTACTTTTTTAGGTGCCGGAAGTACTGTATTTGCGAGAAATGTACTCGGTGACTGCATGTGTACGGATGCACTGCGTGACAGTGAAATTGCTCTTTATGATATCGATCAGAACCGTCTCTCAGATTCTAAAATCATACTGGATGCAATCAACAGGAATGTAAATAACGGACGAGCCCACATCACAACTTATCTGGGGATTGAAAACCGTAAGGACGCTTTGAGAAATGCCAATTTTGTGGTAAATGCAATTCAGGTCGGGGGCTACGACCCATGTACGATTACTGATTTTGAGATTCCAAAGAAATACGGCTTAAGACAGACAATTGCCGACTCCTTAGGGATCGGCGGAATTATGCGGGCTTTGAGGACAATACCCGTGATGGCCGGATTTGCAAAGGATATGGAAGAAGTCTGCCCCGATACCTTGTTCATGAACTATACCAATCCTATGGCAATGCTGTCAGGCTATATGCAGCGTTATACAAAAATCAGAACCGTAGGTCTGTGTCATAGCGTCCAGACCTGCTCCGAAACGCTCCTGAAAGGTGTGGGTATGGAGGATAAGCTGGAGGGAAGGACAGAATTGATTGCCGGTATCAACCATATGGCATGGCTTTTGAAGATACATGATAAAGACGGCAAAAATCTTTATCCGCAAATCAAAGAAAGAGCAGCCAAAAAGAATGCAGAAGAAAAGCATAGCGATATGGTTCGCTATGAATATATTAAAACCCTGGGCTATTACTGCACAGAATCCAGTGAACACAATGCCGAATATAACCCGTTCTTTATCAAAAGCAGATATCCTGAGCTGATAAGCGATTACAACATCCCCCTGGATGAATATCCCAGAAGATGTATTAATCAGATTGAAGGATGGAACAAGGAAAAAGCTGATATTTTGGAAGATGGAAAGATTACCCATGAACGTTCTCTTGAATACGCCTCCTATATTATGGAAGCCGTATTAACCAATAAGCCCTATACCATAGGCGGTAATGTATTAAATACGGGGCTTATCGATAATCTTCCTTCAGATGCGTGTGTGGAAGTCCCCTGTCTGGTAGATGGAAAAGGAGTTACTCCCTGTCATATAGGAAAGCTTCCGGTTCAGCTTGCAGCCATGAATATGTCCAATATCAATCCACAGCTGCTCACCATAGAGGCCGCAGTTACAAAAGACAGACAGTATATCTATCAGGCTGCCATGATGGATCCTCATACAGGAGCGGAACTCAGTATTGGTGATATCAAAAAAATGTGTGATGAGCTTATAGCTGCACACGGAGATTACATGGCTGATTTTCAGAAATAG
- a CDS encoding AraC family transcriptional regulator, translating to MLNHALHIYFCGQEACTPRHSFGPAVRNHYLMHVILKGKGEFHVHGQIFHLKKGDAFLISPDQSTYYVADQENPWEYAWVAFDGYEVSQILESCGFTDENPVFHFQDAEDSELGDHALFENILTLVLQYNHSGRCTFETLGYLYLILGFMQRSAGTQEKPYERDYLRKACDYVSQNYSYQIKVSDIARYIGIDRTYLYKLFRKELELSPQEYLISFRIKIAKNMLKHTTLTVTEVSYSCGFHDSASFCKCFKRLTGYTPKNYRKSKEAYDLA from the coding sequence ATGTTAAATCATGCATTGCATATTTATTTTTGTGGACAGGAGGCGTGCACTCCCAGACATTCTTTCGGACCTGCAGTCCGGAACCATTATCTGATGCATGTTATCCTAAAGGGAAAAGGTGAATTCCATGTGCATGGACAGATATTCCATCTGAAAAAAGGTGACGCATTTTTAATAAGTCCTGATCAGTCCACTTATTATGTGGCGGATCAGGAGAATCCCTGGGAGTATGCATGGGTAGCCTTTGATGGATATGAAGTGTCACAGATTCTGGAAAGCTGCGGATTTACAGATGAGAACCCGGTATTTCATTTCCAGGATGCAGAGGATTCAGAACTGGGGGACCACGCTTTATTTGAAAACATACTTACACTGGTCCTCCAATACAACCATTCAGGCAGGTGTACTTTTGAAACGCTGGGGTATCTATATCTGATTTTGGGATTCATGCAGCGAAGTGCGGGAACGCAGGAGAAACCCTATGAAAGAGATTATCTTCGTAAAGCATGTGATTACGTCAGTCAAAATTACAGTTATCAGATTAAGGTGTCGGATATTGCCAGATATATCGGGATTGACAGAACCTACCTTTATAAATTATTTCGAAAAGAGCTGGAATTGTCACCCCAGGAATATTTGATTTCCTTTCGCATAAAGATTGCAAAAAACATGCTAAAGCACACAACATTAACAGTAACGGAAGTTTCTTATTCCTGTGGCTTTCATGACAGTGCTTCTTTTTGCAAATGTTTTAAAAGGCTGACAGGCTATACACCGAAAAACTATCGAAAAAGCAAGGAAGCATATGACCTGGCTTAA
- a CDS encoding DUF6320 domain-containing protein, translated as MKWRTLENTAKIFPATSGKKDERVFRFACVLKEGIRAELLQEALNKTLEEFPMFLCVLRKGLFWNYLEESKLRPIVREEYRTPCSAIYVRDQKNLLFEVTYYKTRINFETYHALTDGTGALNFLKMLVYQYLMLAYPEYVKGPVSKLGITSSTEEDMVEDGFSKYYGSGEIKEEIPRFKSYQFPYHRREHGRMKLIEGLVSSEKLLQKAREHNTTVTVLLTSVYLCAIAKDMSIRQKKKPVSLMIPVNLRNIFPSDSMRNFFGWIDIGYDFATRSNELEDVIAYTSDFFKRELTLKRIGARMDNLIQFEKNPLIRIVPLELKYIFMQLGAKFISVGENTAVFSNIGKINLPDDCESYLDYFEFYTTTPTMELCMCTFQEHMTLSFTSAFVTNRVEENFFSILKELNLDVRMIVSGDSRAGQEHFPDLSKETATHDFWYRLFTFSCLAVMVISNILNYLLIPEMFWSRYVMGGMASAWIITSVGYRKRRNLLKNAVWQLVLIGIGLYLWDYATGFYGWSLNIGLPCLILSCLAAITAIIIFFRLNSADYMIYMMITCLAGFLPLILNIAGIVQFKALAVICAGISFLTLAALCLFQWPAVKNELIKKFHV; from the coding sequence ATGAAGTGGCGGACACTTGAAAACACGGCAAAAATTTTTCCGGCAACCAGTGGGAAAAAGGACGAAAGAGTATTTCGCTTTGCATGTGTGCTAAAAGAAGGCATCCGGGCTGAACTGCTCCAGGAGGCATTGAATAAAACATTGGAAGAGTTTCCGATGTTTCTTTGTGTGCTCAGAAAGGGTTTGTTCTGGAATTACCTGGAAGAATCAAAGCTTAGACCCATTGTACGGGAAGAATATCGTACGCCTTGCAGTGCTATCTATGTTCGTGATCAGAAAAACCTTCTTTTTGAAGTTACCTACTATAAAACACGGATAAACTTCGAGACATATCATGCACTGACGGATGGAACGGGGGCATTGAATTTTTTAAAGATGCTTGTCTATCAGTATTTGATGCTTGCATATCCGGAATATGTGAAAGGTCCTGTGTCAAAACTTGGAATTACCTCATCCACAGAGGAGGATATGGTGGAAGATGGTTTTTCCAAATATTATGGAAGCGGAGAAATAAAAGAAGAGATTCCCCGATTTAAGTCCTATCAATTTCCTTATCACCGCAGGGAACACGGACGGATGAAGCTGATTGAAGGCCTTGTCTCTTCTGAGAAATTGCTGCAGAAAGCAAGAGAGCACAATACTACCGTGACAGTCTTGCTGACCTCCGTCTATCTTTGCGCAATTGCTAAGGATATGAGTATCAGACAGAAGAAAAAACCGGTATCGCTTATGATTCCGGTAAACTTAAGAAATATATTCCCTTCTGATTCCATGCGGAATTTTTTCGGATGGATTGACATCGGGTATGATTTCGCAACACGCAGTAATGAACTGGAGGACGTCATTGCTTATACATCTGATTTTTTTAAGCGGGAGTTGACCCTTAAGCGAATTGGTGCTAGAATGGACAACCTGATTCAATTTGAGAAAAATCCATTGATAAGAATTGTTCCTCTGGAATTAAAGTACATTTTTATGCAGCTTGGAGCAAAATTCATAAGTGTCGGTGAAAATACAGCGGTTTTCTCCAATATAGGAAAAATCAATCTGCCGGATGATTGTGAATCTTATCTGGATTATTTTGAGTTTTACACAACAACCCCTACGATGGAGTTGTGTATGTGTACTTTTCAGGAGCACATGACTTTATCCTTTACCTCGGCATTTGTAACCAACCGGGTGGAAGAAAATTTCTTCTCAATACTAAAGGAATTGAATCTTGATGTCCGTATGATTGTGAGTGGGGATTCCCGGGCCGGGCAGGAGCATTTCCCGGATTTATCCAAAGAAACTGCCACGCATGATTTCTGGTATCGCCTGTTCACCTTCTCCTGCCTTGCAGTCATGGTAATCAGCAATATATTGAATTATTTGTTAATTCCTGAGATGTTCTGGTCCCGGTATGTGATGGGCGGAATGGCGTCAGCCTGGATAATTACGAGCGTAGGCTATCGAAAAAGGAGAAACCTGTTGAAAAATGCTGTGTGGCAGCTGGTGCTGATAGGAATAGGTTTGTATCTTTGGGACTATGCCACAGGGTTTTATGGGTGGTCTTTGAATATCGGACTTCCCTGCCTCATATTAAGCTGCCTTGCTGCCATAACTGCAATTATCATATTTTTCAGACTGAATTCTGCAGATTATATGATTTATATGATGATTACCTGCCTGGCAGGTTTTTTGCCATTGATACTTAATATAGCAGGGATTGTTCAGTTCAAGGCATTAGCAGTCATCTGTGCAGGAATAAGTTTTCTGACTCTTGCAGCACTGTGCCTTTTTCAATGGCCGGCTGTGAAAAATGAATTAATTAAAAAATTTCATGTATAA
- a CDS encoding GNAT family N-acetyltransferase, whose protein sequence is MQKIIYRLVKETDASEILSIYEPYVKNTAISFEHEMPSLDEFTERIRYISADYPYIICEEDSRVVGYAYAHKQMERAAYQWNAELTVYIDQLHLHCGIGKSLYCALIEILKLQNIRNVYGLVTAQNVNSEKLHEHFEFHKAGILRNTGYKCGAWHDVIWYEKSLGEPSEVPKDFRSIREIEKNKVAIILSMNKN, encoded by the coding sequence ATGCAAAAGATAATATACAGACTCGTAAAGGAAACAGATGCTTCCGAAATCCTTTCGATATATGAACCATATGTAAAAAATACGGCAATCAGTTTTGAACATGAAATGCCGTCACTGGACGAATTCACAGAACGAATCAGATATATTTCAGCTGATTACCCCTATATTATCTGTGAGGAAGACAGTAGAGTAGTCGGATATGCCTACGCACATAAACAGATGGAGCGTGCCGCTTATCAATGGAATGCAGAACTTACAGTATATATTGACCAGTTACATCTGCACTGTGGAATAGGGAAATCTCTTTACTGCGCATTAATAGAGATACTTAAACTTCAAAATATCAGGAATGTGTATGGCCTGGTTACGGCACAGAATGTGAACAGCGAAAAGCTACATGAGCACTTTGAATTTCACAAGGCGGGAATCCTTCGGAATACCGGATATAAATGTGGTGCATGGCATGATGTAATCTGGTATGAAAAAAGCCTTGGAGAACCCTCAGAGGTTCCAAAGGATTTTCGGTCAATTCGGGAAATAGAGAAAAATAAGGTTGCGATCATATTATCAATGAATAAAAATTAA
- a CDS encoding MarR family winged helix-turn-helix transcriptional regulator: protein MREKDWMDEDSRIQNFLLKIVHRYFAISFSQFAQYDIYPGQVPVVILLSKREGLSQSEICRELKIKPSTVTVSMKRMEKNGLIIRKPDEKDQRIQRIYGTDKLKVLQKEIYKLVRKNEEVMMDGFTESELHLMNRFLHQIYENLEKIPVPETEKLKERGGICHD from the coding sequence ATGCGTGAAAAAGACTGGATGGATGAGGATTCACGTATCCAGAATTTTCTTCTCAAAATCGTACATCGTTATTTTGCAATCAGCTTCAGCCAGTTCGCACAATATGATATCTATCCGGGGCAGGTTCCGGTAGTGATCTTATTATCTAAAAGAGAGGGCTTAAGCCAGAGTGAAATTTGCCGGGAGCTTAAAATCAAGCCTTCCACTGTTACTGTTTCCATGAAGCGTATGGAGAAGAACGGATTGATTATCAGAAAGCCGGACGAGAAAGATCAAAGGATTCAAAGGATTTATGGAACGGATAAATTAAAAGTGTTGCAAAAAGAGATTTACAAATTAGTCCGTAAAAATGAAGAGGTAATGATGGATGGTTTTACAGAAAGTGAGCTACATCTGATGAACCGTTTTTTACACCAGATTTATGAAAATCTGGAAAAGATTCCGGTGCCGGAGACGGAAAAATTAAAAGAAAGAGGAGGCATCTGCCATGATTAA